The following are encoded together in the Raineyella sp. LH-20 genome:
- a CDS encoding DEAD/DEAH box helicase, whose protein sequence is MSELLPTLQARDIQRGLRDYLTTTFALADADARRALDDFLSDEHDGIFKGPYVRMRLPYRSAPKYAAPSLEWQPPYPPYAHQATAWSRLTTLDLGPDKPRPLPTLVTTGTGSGKTEAFLYPILDHVLRAHDRGITGAKALILYPMNALANDQALRLAKLIADPSNGLTGVTAALYTGEEGPQRTKVSDKGLITDHGIIQDTAPDILLTNYKMLDQLLLREKDQDIWRQSAESLTYLVLDEFHTYDGAQGTDVAMLLRRLGLTVKSHWAPGSHTPEDLARPLGRMTPVATSATLGDKGDPAEMVGFASTVFGEPFTADDVVTETRYSLDEWCAGAKACVADLGLSPAPVQLSLLRTINDSVADLGEAPEPHDLAVTVLNGLYRPDDPTVETPLPPLSAIEDLEALAKAHPLVRSLIDHSDDAISLETLAAELLPLAGVGRDGIAAATEFLTDLIGALSHLRAELGRGFVTVETHLWVRELTRIDRVAETNPGYRWADDGVVTGGAGGLAGDPGAVSFPAVYCRHCGRSGWGIGLGPTGTTLTHDDKRIRADHAVGSGRFRALITATPAEADQLAADPADNSEFGWFHVRGRELTRTAPDESGEGSQDGDDLPVLTHWGEHADDLSRKDTCPACLKDDGIRFLGSAIATQLSVTLSGLFGTDNLDPNEKKALVFTDSVQDAAHRAGFIESRSHTLTLRAALRAGIGVEPVNLDTVVSAVLAEAGKDSFRRYRLLPPDVVNRPDFSPFWDTDAAGPAKASASRRVRRRLLFDTALEFGLQSRLGRTLELTGSVAAEVDAGLPAALANIARQVIKQADNEPGLFTPFDQRPDAVLVRWVRGVLEHMRTQGSIAHEWFKPYIENDGNRWKIWGGRPRGQGMPAFPKGRSAPAFPRVGGAQLKGDQLLDPVTPTQSWYSRWAQKSLGVTPQLGARLSKALLGRLADAGVLTATTTKSSATVYAIPADRVLVHRLDLADLSDEKHRLRCTVCHTEHPGTAQTVDQLDGAPCLQVRCPGSLVRAHTDDNYYRHLYDSSDMRRVVAREHTSLVEDADRLALEDAFRSGGSDPSAPNVLVATPTLEMGIDIGDLSAVFLASLPRTVASYVQRVGRAGRLTGNALDMAFVTGRGEHLPRLGDPLSMINGAVRPPATYLSAEEILQRQYIAHIFDEFARDSGRPQPKHAGDFMGSTDPDTVLGEVIAYAEENAGQLLDRFLGAFAGLALAATEHLRAWATPGETPRSSGLAALVIGASGRWARTIDELRQRKLAIQKEIPDLRQRADVPAASADDKRDLRIAEATLKMTNGQLGELTRDHWIGTLEEYGILPNYTLIDDGVHLDVSVSWLDPDSQTYESDSFGIERTGNAGALREFAPGATFYVHGLEVAIDAVDLGPNASAIRTLAVCSECGYVEDMALTGHQQDPQACARCGSTSTRDTGNHLPVVELTRVTAAVRRDEALISDRSDERRQMWFSIVPAVDVDPAEVAEQWYVKGYDFGVKYLRRMTLRWLNLGEQSAFGQKRRIAGTDMVAPLFRVCTGCGCRDQAAKSNSRSEHRPWCPYRSSSDEHVEEIALSRTLHTQGAVIPLPVSVTTGDPFAIPSLSAALKLGLREQFGGAPDHIGVAEVPDPLGPSDGTRDALLLYDTVPGGTGYLAELTDPARVHDLIYRAWRKVAECPCRDEERLACHRCLLPLASGREIDRVSRQAAERHLRAILTAGRLDEPSAEDRWDVTVERPTVDRSLSPLELRFAELYHNLLEDLNGTVQLVPGTWGNTIRANVGPRRWTLEPQVNVLGSKPDFVLRSDDTSVPPVAIFTDGLAFHASVDINRLADDAGKRSALGEAGYLVLSVTAADVSAEEERREQGRETVTPPSWFNEQLAGAISNEGGFQTGDFAMVTGGPFDFLRRWIRAPYPDAQRKMADHLPMMLALSGAATQGQVPADQDPVEQARRIVQGGSPGLGVGETVPAWWWHAGPLVVLSRVIGDAMVEVVSMVDDRPAAVGSAGFPDAWRDWLTLANGLQGRGWPTTITTLERARSSAHHAGAPSAPRPTIRVEVFTSDWQTVLDDALDDERSLAAELAHAGVRAPDATGDEVGDTGIPAMFVWQAEHVAVLSDLVAEDVEDLRTQGWTVVGPEAAGITAALGGSAACCTNNEGEETH, encoded by the coding sequence CACCGCGCCGGACATCCTGCTGACCAACTACAAGATGCTCGACCAGCTCCTGTTGCGCGAGAAGGACCAGGACATCTGGCGGCAGAGCGCCGAGAGCCTGACCTACCTGGTGCTCGACGAGTTCCACACGTACGACGGCGCCCAGGGCACCGACGTCGCGATGCTGCTGCGCCGCCTCGGCCTGACGGTCAAGAGCCACTGGGCGCCCGGCAGCCACACGCCTGAGGACCTCGCCCGGCCGCTGGGCCGGATGACCCCGGTCGCGACCTCCGCCACCCTCGGTGACAAGGGTGACCCCGCGGAGATGGTCGGCTTCGCCAGCACCGTGTTCGGCGAGCCCTTCACCGCCGATGACGTGGTGACCGAGACCCGCTACTCCCTCGACGAGTGGTGCGCCGGGGCCAAGGCTTGTGTCGCGGACCTTGGCCTCTCCCCCGCACCGGTGCAGCTCAGCCTGCTGCGGACGATCAACGACTCCGTCGCCGACCTCGGCGAGGCCCCCGAGCCGCACGACCTCGCGGTCACGGTGCTCAACGGCCTCTACCGCCCCGACGACCCCACCGTGGAGACCCCGCTGCCGCCGCTCAGCGCCATCGAGGACCTCGAAGCCCTGGCCAAGGCCCATCCGCTGGTCCGCTCCCTCATCGACCACAGCGACGACGCGATCAGCCTGGAGACCCTCGCCGCCGAGCTGTTGCCGTTGGCCGGCGTCGGACGGGACGGGATCGCAGCGGCAACCGAGTTCCTCACCGACCTGATCGGGGCGCTCAGCCACCTGCGCGCCGAGCTGGGCCGCGGGTTCGTCACCGTGGAGACCCACCTGTGGGTGCGCGAACTCACCCGGATCGACCGGGTCGCCGAGACCAATCCCGGCTACCGATGGGCCGACGACGGTGTGGTCACCGGTGGTGCCGGCGGCCTCGCCGGAGACCCGGGCGCCGTCTCGTTCCCCGCCGTCTACTGCCGCCACTGCGGCCGGTCCGGCTGGGGGATCGGTCTCGGGCCCACGGGCACCACACTCACCCATGACGACAAGCGGATCCGCGCCGACCATGCCGTCGGCAGCGGCCGCTTCCGGGCCCTGATCACGGCCACCCCAGCCGAGGCGGACCAGCTGGCCGCCGATCCTGCCGACAACAGCGAGTTCGGCTGGTTCCACGTTCGCGGCCGCGAGCTGACCCGGACCGCGCCTGATGAGAGCGGCGAAGGGTCTCAGGACGGCGACGACCTTCCGGTCCTCACCCACTGGGGAGAGCACGCCGACGACCTGTCCCGCAAGGACACCTGCCCCGCCTGCCTCAAGGACGACGGCATCCGCTTCCTCGGCTCGGCCATCGCCACCCAGCTCTCGGTGACGCTGTCGGGTCTGTTCGGCACCGACAACCTCGACCCCAACGAGAAGAAGGCGCTGGTCTTCACCGACAGCGTCCAGGACGCCGCGCACCGGGCCGGATTCATCGAGTCGCGCTCCCACACCCTGACGCTGCGCGCCGCGCTGCGCGCCGGCATCGGGGTCGAGCCGGTCAACCTCGACACCGTCGTCTCCGCCGTCCTCGCCGAGGCCGGCAAGGACTCCTTCCGCCGCTATCGCCTGCTGCCGCCCGATGTGGTCAACCGACCCGACTTCTCCCCTTTCTGGGACACCGATGCCGCCGGGCCGGCGAAGGCGAGCGCGTCGCGGCGCGTACGGCGCCGGTTACTCTTCGACACCGCGCTGGAATTCGGCCTGCAGTCCCGGCTCGGCCGCACCCTCGAGCTCACCGGATCGGTGGCTGCCGAGGTCGACGCCGGTCTGCCCGCCGCCCTGGCGAACATCGCCCGGCAGGTGATCAAGCAGGCCGACAACGAGCCGGGCCTGTTCACCCCGTTCGACCAGCGCCCCGATGCGGTGCTGGTCCGGTGGGTCCGCGGAGTCCTGGAGCACATGCGCACCCAGGGGTCGATCGCCCACGAGTGGTTCAAGCCCTACATCGAGAACGACGGCAACCGCTGGAAGATCTGGGGTGGCCGCCCGCGCGGCCAGGGCATGCCCGCCTTCCCCAAGGGCCGATCCGCCCCTGCCTTCCCGCGCGTCGGCGGCGCCCAGCTCAAGGGCGACCAGCTGCTCGACCCCGTCACGCCCACGCAGAGCTGGTACTCCCGCTGGGCCCAGAAGTCCCTCGGCGTCACCCCGCAGCTGGGCGCCCGGCTCAGCAAGGCTCTGCTCGGCCGGCTCGCCGACGCCGGCGTCCTCACCGCCACCACCACGAAGTCCTCCGCGACGGTCTACGCCATCCCCGCCGACCGGGTGCTGGTGCACAGGCTCGACCTGGCTGACCTCAGTGACGAGAAGCACCGGCTGCGCTGCACGGTCTGCCACACCGAGCACCCCGGCACCGCCCAGACCGTCGACCAGCTTGACGGCGCGCCTTGTCTGCAGGTGCGCTGCCCCGGCAGCCTGGTCCGCGCCCACACCGACGACAACTACTACCGCCACCTCTATGACTCCTCCGACATGCGTCGCGTCGTCGCCCGCGAGCACACCAGCCTGGTCGAGGACGCGGACCGCCTGGCCCTGGAGGATGCCTTCCGCAGCGGCGGTTCCGACCCGAGCGCGCCCAACGTCCTCGTCGCCACGCCCACCCTGGAGATGGGCATCGACATCGGCGACCTGTCCGCGGTGTTCCTGGCGTCGTTGCCGCGTACGGTCGCCTCGTACGTCCAGCGGGTCGGGCGGGCCGGACGCCTCACCGGCAACGCGCTCGACATGGCCTTCGTCACCGGCCGCGGCGAGCACCTGCCGCGCCTGGGCGACCCGCTGTCGATGATCAACGGCGCGGTCCGTCCCCCGGCGACGTACCTGAGCGCCGAGGAGATCCTGCAGCGCCAGTACATCGCGCACATCTTCGACGAGTTCGCCCGGGACTCCGGACGACCACAGCCGAAGCATGCCGGGGACTTCATGGGGTCGACCGACCCCGACACGGTCCTGGGTGAGGTGATCGCGTACGCCGAGGAGAACGCCGGGCAGCTGCTGGATCGCTTCCTCGGGGCGTTCGCCGGCCTGGCACTGGCGGCGACCGAGCACCTGCGTGCCTGGGCGACGCCCGGCGAGACCCCGCGCAGCAGCGGTCTGGCCGCGCTGGTCATCGGGGCGTCGGGGCGCTGGGCCCGTACGATCGACGAACTGCGCCAGCGCAAGCTCGCGATCCAGAAGGAGATCCCCGACCTGCGCCAGCGGGCTGACGTCCCTGCCGCCAGCGCCGACGACAAGCGCGATCTGCGGATCGCGGAGGCCACGCTGAAGATGACCAACGGTCAGCTCGGCGAGCTGACCCGGGACCACTGGATCGGGACGCTCGAGGAGTACGGCATCCTGCCGAACTACACGCTCATCGACGACGGCGTGCACCTCGACGTCTCCGTCTCCTGGCTCGATCCGGACAGCCAGACGTACGAGAGCGACTCCTTCGGGATCGAGCGGACCGGCAACGCGGGGGCACTGCGGGAGTTCGCCCCGGGCGCGACCTTCTACGTGCACGGCCTGGAAGTCGCCATCGACGCCGTCGATCTGGGGCCGAACGCCTCCGCCATCCGCACCCTGGCGGTGTGCAGCGAGTGCGGCTACGTCGAGGACATGGCGCTCACCGGCCACCAGCAGGACCCCCAGGCATGCGCCCGGTGTGGCAGTACCTCGACCCGCGACACCGGCAACCACCTGCCCGTCGTCGAACTCACCCGGGTCACCGCGGCCGTCCGGCGCGACGAGGCACTGATCTCCGATCGGTCGGACGAGCGGCGCCAGATGTGGTTCAGCATCGTCCCCGCGGTCGATGTCGATCCGGCCGAGGTCGCCGAGCAGTGGTACGTCAAGGGCTACGACTTCGGGGTGAAATACCTGCGGCGGATGACGCTGCGCTGGCTGAACCTCGGGGAACAGTCGGCGTTCGGGCAGAAGCGGCGGATCGCCGGCACCGACATGGTCGCTCCGCTGTTCCGGGTCTGCACCGGGTGCGGGTGCCGCGACCAGGCCGCCAAGAGCAACAGCCGCAGTGAGCACCGGCCATGGTGCCCCTACCGCAGCAGCAGCGACGAGCACGTCGAGGAGATCGCACTGTCGCGGACCCTGCACACACAAGGTGCGGTGATCCCCCTGCCGGTCTCGGTGACGACAGGCGATCCCTTCGCGATCCCGAGCCTGTCGGCAGCGCTGAAGCTCGGGCTGCGGGAGCAGTTCGGCGGGGCGCCCGACCACATCGGCGTCGCCGAGGTGCCCGATCCGCTCGGCCCCTCCGACGGGACCCGCGACGCGCTGCTGCTGTACGACACGGTGCCCGGCGGGACGGGCTACCTGGCCGAGTTGACGGATCCGGCGCGTGTGCACGACCTGATCTACCGGGCCTGGCGCAAGGTCGCCGAGTGCCCGTGCCGTGACGAGGAGCGGCTGGCCTGCCACCGCTGTCTGCTCCCGCTGGCCTCGGGGCGCGAGATCGACCGGGTGTCGCGGCAGGCCGCCGAACGCCACCTGCGGGCGATCCTCACCGCCGGGCGGTTGGACGAGCCGTCCGCTGAGGACCGCTGGGACGTGACCGTCGAGCGGCCGACGGTGGACCGGTCCCTCTCCCCGCTCGAACTGCGCTTCGCCGAGCTCTACCACAACCTGCTGGAGGACCTCAACGGCACGGTCCAGCTGGTGCCCGGGACCTGGGGCAACACGATCCGGGCGAACGTCGGCCCGCGTCGCTGGACGTTGGAGCCGCAGGTCAACGTGCTGGGCTCCAAGCCGGACTTCGTGCTGCGCTCCGACGACACCAGCGTGCCGCCGGTAGCGATCTTCACCGACGGGCTGGCCTTCCACGCCAGCGTCGACATCAACCGGCTCGCCGACGACGCCGGCAAGCGGTCCGCGCTCGGGGAGGCCGGCTATCTGGTGCTCAGCGTGACGGCCGCCGATGTGTCGGCGGAGGAAGAACGGCGAGAACAGGGCCGGGAGACCGTGACGCCTCCGTCGTGGTTCAACGAGCAGCTGGCCGGGGCCATCTCCAATGAAGGAGGCTTCCAGACCGGTGACTTCGCGATGGTCACCGGAGGCCCCTTCGACTTCCTGCGGCGCTGGATCCGGGCACCGTACCCGGATGCTCAACGGAAGATGGCCGACCATCTGCCGATGATGCTCGCCTTGTCGGGCGCAGCCACCCAAGGGCAGGTCCCCGCCGACCAGGACCCGGTGGAGCAGGCCCGCCGCATCGTGCAGGGCGGCTCCCCCGGTCTGGGAGTCGGCGAGACGGTCCCGGCGTGGTGGTGGCACGCCGGCCCCCTCGTGGTGCTGTCCCGCGTCATCGGGGACGCGATGGTCGAGGTCGTGTCGATGGTCGACGACCGGCCGGCGGCTGTCGGGTCGGCTGGATTCCCTGACGCCTGGCGCGACTGGCTGACCCTCGCCAATGGCCTGCAAGGCCGGGGGTGGCCGACCACGATCACCACGCTGGAACGGGCCAGGTCGTCGGCCCACCACGCTGGCGCACCGAGCGCGCCACGGCCGACGATCCGTGTCGAGGTCTTCACCTCGGACTGGCAGACAGTCCTCGACGATGCTCTGGACGACGAGCGCTCGCTTGCCGCAGAACTGGCCCACGCCGGAGTGCGCGCTCCCGATGCGACCGGGGATGAGGTCGGCGACACCGGCATCCCCGCGATGTTCGTCTGGCAGGCCGAGCACGTGGCCGTGCTGAGCGATCTCGTCGCGGAGGACGTCGAGGATCTGCGTACGCAGGGCTGGACAGTGGTCGGCCCCGAAGCGGCCGGGATCACCGCGGCGCTCGGCGGGAGCGCCGCCTGCTGTACGAACAACGAGGGAGAGGAGACCCACTGA
- a CDS encoding UvrD-helicase domain-containing protein — MARSQLVLPRDMTRLDPTVRAKAGAFYEKLRDDDSAPGLHIEPITNCVDPRVRTGRVDLQYRAVLFRLDGSQGPTYVVHGVWNHDDAIKVAQRAKLTINPVNGLTEIIEATTPEPVPAGPWTPAPPVTPAPPVTPEPSTAEATVETAAAPGPRPAEPAAPTPDAPASVRPSAPWTVAAARDELVKGLGLDEELAARVLACTDEDRILALAEQFVDWRGTALLELAAGATVAEVKDRLDISETVAPQAGDHSDQAILDSLHQPASQSSFTFIENNEELRRIIEEGDFGAWRVWLHPEQRKYVTRNYQGPFRLSGGAGTGKTVVLLHRARRLAKENPQARIVLTTYTTNLADALARDLARLDPDLPLASSLGEPGIFVRGIDALAYAVVKTAGADITAAVAEVLGTPSAHVLQRTSADAWKMAAAGAGADLPSALRTPHFLQAEYEAVVLPGSLTTEADYLRVRRPGRGVRLSRKDRAAVWRAIETYRASARVEGSLDFAETATVAAAHLDGLGAERLGRPADHVLVDEGQDLTPAHWQLLRALAVEGPNDLFIAEDSHQRIYGHKLVLSQYGIRIVGRSQRLTLNYRTTAENLRFALGVLDGGAYADLEDQPEDTAGYHSSRRGPVPRIVACKNLPDELDRAAELIRAWTDDAARAGRGAETIAILVRDRYQRDRVVSGLGERGIDIRPVDREAVKPGPPVAMTMHRAKGTEFSKVLLFGMSESSIPKILRGADYSEYEKQDALLRERSLLYVAASRARDELVATWSGDVSTFLPA; from the coding sequence ATGGCACGGTCGCAGCTCGTCCTGCCCCGGGACATGACCCGACTCGACCCCACCGTGCGGGCCAAGGCGGGGGCCTTCTACGAGAAGCTCCGCGACGACGACAGCGCGCCCGGCCTGCACATCGAGCCGATCACCAACTGCGTCGACCCCCGGGTGCGGACCGGGCGGGTGGATCTCCAGTACCGCGCTGTGCTGTTCCGCCTCGACGGTTCGCAGGGCCCGACGTACGTCGTGCACGGCGTCTGGAACCACGATGACGCCATCAAAGTCGCCCAACGGGCGAAGCTGACCATCAACCCGGTGAACGGCCTCACCGAGATCATCGAGGCCACCACGCCCGAGCCCGTACCGGCCGGGCCGTGGACTCCCGCGCCGCCGGTCACGCCCGCGCCGCCGGTGACGCCCGAGCCTTCGACGGCGGAGGCGACCGTGGAGACCGCCGCAGCCCCCGGACCTCGGCCTGCCGAGCCCGCCGCGCCGACGCCAGACGCCCCAGCTTCGGTACGACCGTCGGCGCCCTGGACGGTCGCTGCCGCTCGCGACGAGCTGGTGAAGGGCCTCGGACTCGATGAGGAGCTCGCTGCCCGGGTGCTGGCGTGCACCGACGAGGATCGGATCCTCGCCCTGGCCGAGCAGTTCGTGGACTGGCGCGGAACCGCCCTGTTGGAACTGGCGGCGGGCGCGACAGTGGCTGAGGTCAAGGATCGCCTCGACATCTCCGAGACGGTCGCCCCGCAGGCCGGCGATCACAGCGACCAGGCCATCCTGGACAGCCTGCACCAACCGGCCTCGCAGTCCTCGTTCACCTTCATCGAGAACAACGAGGAACTGCGCCGGATCATCGAGGAGGGCGACTTCGGCGCCTGGCGCGTCTGGCTGCACCCCGAACAGCGCAAGTACGTCACCCGGAACTACCAGGGCCCCTTCCGGCTGTCCGGCGGCGCCGGCACGGGCAAGACCGTGGTCCTGCTGCACCGGGCGCGTCGTCTGGCCAAGGAGAACCCGCAGGCCCGCATCGTCCTCACCACCTACACCACCAACCTCGCGGACGCACTGGCACGTGACCTCGCCCGACTCGACCCCGACCTGCCGCTGGCGTCCTCGCTCGGCGAGCCCGGCATCTTCGTGCGTGGCATCGATGCCTTGGCGTACGCCGTGGTCAAGACCGCCGGAGCCGACATCACCGCGGCGGTCGCCGAGGTCCTCGGCACGCCGAGTGCCCACGTGCTGCAGCGCACGTCCGCAGACGCGTGGAAGATGGCAGCCGCCGGCGCGGGGGCGGATCTGCCGTCGGCGCTGCGAACGCCTCACTTCCTCCAGGCCGAGTACGAGGCGGTCGTGCTGCCCGGGTCGCTGACCACCGAGGCCGACTATCTCCGGGTCCGGCGCCCGGGCCGAGGCGTTCGGCTGAGCCGCAAGGACCGCGCCGCGGTGTGGCGGGCCATCGAGACCTACCGCGCCAGCGCCCGGGTGGAAGGCTCGCTCGACTTCGCCGAGACCGCGACCGTGGCCGCAGCCCATCTCGACGGGCTGGGCGCCGAACGGCTCGGTCGTCCGGCGGATCACGTGCTGGTGGACGAGGGCCAGGACCTCACCCCCGCGCACTGGCAGCTGCTGCGGGCGCTGGCCGTTGAGGGACCGAACGACCTGTTCATCGCCGAGGACTCCCACCAGCGGATCTATGGCCACAAGCTAGTGCTGAGCCAGTACGGCATCCGGATCGTCGGTCGCTCGCAACGCTTGACGCTCAACTACCGTACGACCGCCGAGAACCTGCGCTTCGCCCTCGGGGTCCTCGACGGCGGGGCGTACGCCGACCTGGAGGACCAGCCCGAGGACACCGCTGGCTACCACTCCTCGCGTCGGGGACCGGTGCCGAGGATCGTGGCGTGCAAGAACCTGCCGGACGAGCTCGATCGGGCCGCCGAACTGATCCGTGCCTGGACCGACGATGCTGCGAGGGCCGGGCGAGGTGCTGAGACAATCGCGATCCTGGTCCGGGACCGGTATCAGCGCGACCGGGTGGTCAGCGGACTCGGCGAGCGTGGCATCGACATACGGCCGGTTGACCGCGAGGCAGTGAAGCCCGGCCCGCCGGTGGCGATGACGATGCACCGGGCGAAGGGCACCGAGTTCTCGAAAGTCCTGCTGTTCGGGATGAGCGAGAGTTCGATCCCGAAGATTCTGCGCGGAGCGGACTACTCCGAGTATGAGAAGCAGGACGCACTGTTGCGGGAACGATCGCTGCTGTACGTCGCGGCGTCGCGAGCTCGCGATGAACTAGTGGCGACATGGAGCGGGGATGTGAGCACGTTTCTACCAGCATGA
- a CDS encoding ATP-dependent nuclease, which translates to MDLVSMRIRLFRTIGHTDIELPLDRYLTIVGPNNSGKTNLLRAIQMFFTGHENELHYSRPRDFTFSGGTGKTSLLATFRVADDSVEDAHIIAQLNRLYDLYGLSHPQETFSLSLVFSPSDVPTYQFLPNTKKPEENSVQTQISRTQKQLVTDLLSRFSCHYVPSEKSVRQLYDEVLNPFLKKAAAEALRPQMGHLVAALESVSERINNELAHAGLRGLHAAFSVPDGSLEALLDRFDFRMSDPVDTALTFKGQGIQSTAFFAALRWVSEEEQAKGLKSIWLLEEPEAYLHPELMPTVHGLLERVAEISTVAVSTHSLSFVPADPKTVLGTRLKDGFTEAVRYPTYAEATQAIRSSLGVRFSDFYNLGRFNLALEGKSDREMISWYLTSVDKDVLPLSRLREAHLLDFGGVKQLSGWLRATYQYVRMERALVSVFDGDLAGEKERKDLNQYFGNQKIPFQANRHYLVVRAGFSIESLFPDAWISQINEDHPNWFEDHSVDVSGALVAFKVNDSEKSRLQKALMRKADQEPDTDWRERWDNFALAAEEALRLEDERFSS; encoded by the coding sequence ATGGATCTCGTCAGCATGCGCATCCGCCTGTTCCGAACAATCGGCCACACCGATATAGAATTGCCTTTGGACCGCTACCTGACAATCGTGGGCCCAAACAACAGCGGCAAAACGAACCTCCTGCGCGCGATTCAAATGTTCTTCACAGGACACGAAAATGAGCTACACTACTCCCGCCCACGCGACTTCACCTTCTCAGGCGGCACAGGAAAGACGAGCCTTCTAGCCACCTTCCGAGTCGCAGACGATTCTGTCGAAGACGCACACATAATCGCACAGCTCAATCGACTCTACGATCTATACGGCCTCTCACACCCCCAGGAAACCTTCTCCCTCAGCCTCGTCTTTTCCCCCTCCGACGTACCCACATATCAGTTCCTACCCAACACTAAGAAACCCGAGGAGAATTCAGTACAAACACAGATTTCTCGAACACAAAAACAGTTGGTGACCGACTTGCTCAGTCGCTTTTCATGCCACTACGTTCCATCCGAGAAGTCGGTTCGACAGCTCTACGACGAGGTTCTCAACCCATTCCTAAAAAAGGCCGCCGCAGAAGCACTGAGACCCCAGATGGGGCATCTTGTCGCCGCCCTTGAAAGCGTCTCTGAACGCATCAATAATGAGCTCGCTCACGCAGGGCTGCGGGGCCTTCATGCGGCATTCTCGGTACCTGACGGAAGCCTCGAGGCCCTTCTTGACCGCTTCGACTTCCGCATGAGCGACCCTGTGGACACCGCCCTAACATTCAAAGGGCAAGGAATTCAGAGCACAGCCTTTTTCGCTGCGCTTCGCTGGGTAAGCGAAGAGGAACAAGCGAAAGGACTTAAGAGCATCTGGCTACTCGAGGAGCCAGAAGCCTACCTACACCCAGAACTAATGCCCACGGTTCACGGTCTCCTTGAACGGGTCGCCGAGATCTCAACCGTTGCCGTGTCTACACACTCGCTTTCCTTCGTTCCAGCCGACCCGAAAACCGTCCTCGGAACACGCCTGAAGGATGGCTTCACGGAAGCGGTTCGATACCCTACTTACGCCGAGGCGACCCAAGCAATCAGAAGCTCCTTGGGGGTACGGTTTTCCGATTTTTACAACTTGGGCCGCTTCAACTTAGCGCTTGAAGGGAAATCGGATCGCGAAATGATTTCCTGGTACCTCACATCAGTCGACAAAGACGTCCTACCGCTCTCGAGACTACGCGAAGCCCATCTCTTGGACTTCGGAGGCGTAAAGCAGCTTTCTGGATGGCTTCGCGCCACCTATCAATATGTAAGAATGGAGCGCGCACTGGTTTCAGTTTTCGATGGCGATTTGGCGGGCGAGAAAGAGCGTAAGGACCTTAACCAGTACTTCGGAAATCAGAAGATTCCATTCCAGGCCAACCGCCACTACTTAGTTGTTCGCGCAGGATTCTCAATCGAATCACTATTCCCGGATGCATGGATCAGTCAAATCAATGAAGATCATCCAAATTGGTTTGAAGATCACTCGGTTGACGTCAGCGGGGCACTGGTGGCCTTCAAGGTGAATGATTCAGAAAAATCAAGGCTGCAGAAAGCACTCATGCGCAAGGCAGATCAAGAGCCCGACACCGACTGGCGGGAACGGTGGGATAACTTTGCACTGGCTGCGGAAGAGGCACTGCGCCTTGAAGATGAGAGATTCAGCAGCTAG
- a CDS encoding Fic family protein, translated as MSPDHGGAIDPVVTCAVGHYMFEALHPFHDGNGRLGRLLGVLTAAVHPYAICSAQWEMG; from the coding sequence ATGTCGCCGGATCACGGTGGCGCGATCGACCCGGTCGTCACCTGCGCCGTGGGCCACTACATGTTCGAGGCCCTGCACCCGTTCCACGACGGCAACGGGCGGCTGGGGCGGCTGCTCGGCGTCCTCACTGCGGCCGTCCACCCGTACGCCATTTGCTCCGCACAGTGGGAGATGGGCTGA